A single region of the Kwoniella botswanensis chromosome 1, complete sequence genome encodes:
- a CDS encoding ATP-dependent RNA helicase SUB2: MSRPDEEELVDYDEAAEETFAPAATTATNGDKADGDKKGSYVGIHSTGFRDFLLKPELLRAISDLGFEHPSEVQQECIPQAILGTDVLCQAKSGMGKTAVFVLACLQQIEPVDGEVSIVILCHTRELAYQIRNEFARFSKFMTNVRTGVFYGGTPISADQEILASKEKCPHIVVGTPGRTMALVRDKKLNATKVKHFVLDECDKMLETLDMRRDVQEIFRATPHHKQVMMFSATLSKDIRTTCKKFMQSPLEIYVDDETKLTLHGLQQYFLKLEEKEKNRKLNDLLDNLEFNQVCIFVKSVARATQLDALLQECNFPSICIHSALPQQERISRFQQFKAFEKRILVATDIFGRGIDVERVNVVINYDAPADADSYLHRVGRAGRFGTKGLAITFVSSDGDSEVLQKIQERFTVAIPTLPETIDPATYMTS, encoded by the exons ATGTCTCgacctgatgaagaagagctCGTTGATTACGATGAGGCCGCCGAGGAGACCTTCGCCCCAGCTGCTACAACCGCTACCAATGGTGATAAAGCAGATGGTGATAAGAAAGGTTCTTATGTCGGTATCCACTCGACAGGTTTCAG AGATTTCCTTCTAAAACCTGAATTACTTCGAGCCATCTCAGATCTCGGTTTTGAACATCCTTCCGAAG TTCAACAAGAATGTATCCCCCAAGCTATCTTAGGTACTGATGTATTATGTCAAGCTAAATCCGGTATGGGTAAGACCGCCGTATTCGTACTCGCTTGTTTACAACAGAT CGAACCTGTCGATGGAGAGGTATCAATCGTGATCTTATGTCACACTCGAGAATTGGCCTATCAAATTCGAAATGAATTTGCGAGATTCTCCAAGTTCATGACCAACGTCCGAACCGGTGTGTTTTACGGTGGTACCCCCATTTCTGCCGATCAAGAGATCTTAGCCTCAAAGGAGAAATGTCCACACATCGTCGTAGGAACTCCAGGTAGAACGATGGCTTTGGTCAGGGATAAGAAACTCAACGCGACAAAGGTCAAACACTTCGTATTGGACGAATGTGATAAGATGCTAGAAACACTTG ATATGCGAAGAGATGTTCAAGAGATCTTCCGAGCTACTCCCCACCACAAACAAGTTATGATGTTCTCCGCCACCCTGTCTAAAGACATCCGAACCACTTGTAAGAAGTTTATGCAAagt CCTCTGGAAATCTATGTCGATGACGAGACCAAATTGACCCTTCACGGTCTTCAGCAATACTTCCTCAAGCtcgaggagaaggagaagaacaGGAAACTCAACGACTTGCTCGATAACCTCGAGTTTAACCAG GTCTGTATCTTTGTCAAATCTGTCGCCCGAGCCACTCAACTCGACGCGTTATTGCAAGAATGTAATTTCCCTTCTATCTGTATCCACTCTGCTCTTCCTCAACAAGAACG TATCTCACGATTCCAGCAATTCAAAGCTTTCGAGAAACGTATCCTGGTAGCTACGGATATCTTCGGTCGAGGTATCGATGTTGAACGAGTCAACGTTGTCATCAACTATGATGCTCCTGCTGATGCTGACTCGTACCTCCATCGAGTCGGTAGAGCAGGTCGATTCGGTACCAAGGGTTTAG CCATCACATTCGTATCTTCCGATGGTGATTCCGAAGTACTTCAAAAGATTCAAGAGAGATTCACCGTTGCCATTCCTACTTTACCTGAGACTATTGATCCTGCCACTTATATGACTTCTTAA